In Malassezia vespertilionis chromosome 8, complete sequence, a genomic segment contains:
- the MPH1 gene encoding DNA helicase (COG:A; EggNog:ENOG503NUYD; BUSCO:EOG092614O9), translated as MDVADEFDDEFDRGILEHIDVLELQWADKPTASQVDSGSDTLDPAMEALFQTYEHAAPNLPRRPFGNTANLPRPKPAPLKSQVPLSARDASQAPGNALVQQGLFGQAFVATPTPTPTRSTEVHSSQGHVSMAATPSSFIDGARVKTWDHTVFEQGNRVIKRTEEEAADDLVYGPHNPKTPVPRPPVHMTLAVDDDAAQTWIYPVNKPLRAYQLNIVRKALFNNVLVALPTGLGKTFIAAVVILNMFRWYPQGKIIFVAPTRPLVTQQQQACHTICGLPWDTAIELTGSTRRALRDDEWQTKRIFYMTPQTFENDLLSTTCNPRDVVCVVVDEAHRATGNYAYCKVIRHLMYYNPHFRVLALTATPGSRAEQVQDVVNNLHINRIEIRTEEALDIQQYVHHKHEHLIRVPLGAALEELRRAWVNMMQVFYEPLAKVGMLRTADPATLRPFAVRAAAADPHGRRILVSQPYLRGSVTNLASMALALQYLTEQSVRVFCERVQAIAAPAKSSKKVSQKDKLFSTSNPQYCDLLEKMEHVEQDASLATHPKMHELRRVLLGHFAKHKGDTRAMVFCSYRQVVTEIVALLQEAGLRATPFIGQSTDAKGNRGFTQKVQEQVIRDFQAGTFQVLVATSIGEEGLDIGEVDLIACYEAVRDSVRTLQRVGRTGRMRDGQIVVLMTEGREEHNWQHSKDSYKNVQKLVRSATTVELYTDVDRLLPAHCKPEPVMCEVDQPAFDLSALKRTARRSEPKKVRKKRGAAPPDGALLAFCSAGAVRRDAHREGEAPHTAHSSSSVRTNLSDDSEDDEIASGIRVRSSSNTPYSWPSSHGESQRGRALGTRRVHASPCFARYAPHPLVATLAGEADTCERPAPSPVSPCGARERATSPSLHVPTSDDAPSSHLPDDPLLLRSDALSDTPSPPPSPPPRQKKRRIGASPTSRLLFCHEAERDTDSEVHGESDEDDDGDGEEDEADRAMIGDFVPTQAPGYNQESIYLQSLLSQNAPAPFRKRDRLQALLQRRDALQPLSEPGDASLDTYSQDSFVVGDDDISWASDASER; from the coding sequence ATGGATGTGGCAGACGAGTTTGACGACGAGTTTGACCGCGGCATCCTTGAACATATCGATGTACTTGAATTGCAATGGGCGGACAAGCCCACTGCGTCCCAAGTAGATAGCGGGAGCGACACGTTGGATCCAGCGATGGAGGCGCTTTTCCAAACGTACgagcacgcagcgccgaatttgccgcggcgcccgtTTGGCAATACCGCCAACTTGCCGCGCCCAAAGCCGGCGCCGCTAAAATCGCAGGTGCCTctttcggcgcgcgacgcgtcgcaagcgccgggaaatgcgctcgtgcagcagGGGCTGTTTGGCCAGGCATTTGTCGCcacgccgacgccgacgccgacgcgcaGTACCGAAGTACACTCCTCGCAAGGCCATGTATCCATGGCAGCGACGCCATCCTCTTTCATAGACGGCGCGCGAGTCAAAACATGGGACCACACCGTATTTGAGCAAGGGAACAGGGTCATCAAACGCACCGAGGAGGAAGCAGCCGACGACCTCGTGTACGGCCCCCACAACCCAAAAACACCCGTGCCGCGTCCACCCGTGCACATGACGCTTGCtgtcgacgacgacgcggcaCAGACATGGATATACCCTGTAAACAAGCCGCTACGAGCGTACCAGCTGAACATTGTCCGCAAAGCGCTCTTCAACAACGTGCTTGTCGCTCTCCCGACAGGCCTCGGCAAGACATTTATTGCCGCCGTCGTGATCCTCAACATGTTTCGGTGGTACCCCCAAGGCAAGATCATCTTTGTTGCGCCCACTCGCCCCCTCGtcacgcagcagcagcaagcatGCCATACTATCTGCGGCCTCCCTTGGGATACCGCGATTGAACTCACCGGCAGTactcgccgagcgctgcgcgacgacgaaTGGCAGACCAAGCGCATTTTCTACATGACACCCCAAACGTTTGAAAACGATTTGCTCTCGACGACATGCAATCCACGCGACGTTGTCTGTGTCGtggtcgacgaggcgcatcgcgctACTGGAAACTATGCGTACTGCAAAGTGATCCGGCATCTTATGTACTATAATCCCCACTTCCGCGTCCTTGCACTGACCGCGACCCCTGGAAGCCGTGCGGAGCAAGTCCAGGACGTGGTCAACAATCTGCACATCAACCGCATCGAGATCCGCACCGAGGAAGCGCTCGATATCCAGCAGTATGTGCACCATAAACACGAGCACTTAATCCGTGTCCCgctgggcgccgcgctcgaagaactgcgccgcgcgtgggTGAACATGATGCAAGTCTTTTACGAGCCACTCGCCAAGGtcggcatgctgcgcaccgccgaTCCTGCAACGCTTCGCCCATTTGCggtgcgcgctgctgctgccgaTCCACACGGCCGCCGCATCCTTGTGTCGCAGCCGTATCTACGCGGCAGCGTGACGAACTTGGCGAGCATGGccctcgcgctgcagtacCTCACCGAGCAGAGCGTGCGTGTGTTttgcgagcgcgtgcaggcgattgcagcgccggcCAAGTCCAGCAAGAAAGTCTCGCAAAAAGACAAGCTATTTAGCACGAGCAATCCACAGTATTGCGACTTGCTGGAAAAGATGGAGCACGTCGAGCAGGACGCTTCGCTCGCGACGCATCCCAAGATGCACGAGCTCcgccgcgtcctgctcggcCACTTTGCCAAGCACAAGGGCGACACACGCGCCATGGTATTCTGTTCCTACCGCCAAGTCGTCACAGAGattgtcgcgctcctccaAGAAGCTGggctgcgcgcaacgccCTTCATAGGGCAGTCCACCGATGCAAAAGGGAATCGCGGCTTTACGCAAAAAGTGCAGGAGCAAGTCATTCGTGATTTCCAAGCGGGAACGTTTCAGGTTCTCGTCGCGACGTCGATCGGCGAAGAGGGCTTGGATATAGGGGAAGTGGACTTGATTGCTTGCTAcgaggccgtgcgcgattctgtgcgcacgctccagcgcgTAGGCCGCACTGGACGTATGCGTGATGGTCAAATTGTCGTGCTTATGACCGAGGGGCGCGAAGAACACAACTGGCAGCACTCGAAGGATTCGTACAAGAACGTGCAGAAACTCGTGCGCTCCGCGACGACAGTCGAGCTGTACACGGACGTGGACCGCCTCTTGCCTGCACATTGCAAGCCAGAGCCTGTCATGTGCGAGGTCGACCAGCCAGCGTTTGATCTATCCGCATTGaagcgcactgcgcggcgcagcgagcctaaaaaggtgcgcaagaaacgcggggcggcgccgccggacggtgcgctgctcgcgttctgtagcgctggcgctgtgcgtcgcgaCGCACACCGCGAaggcgaagcgccgcacactgcacacagctccagcagcgtgcgcacaaactTGAGCGACGACTCGGAAGACGACGAAATTGCGAGCGGCATTCGTGTCCGCAGCTCTTCGAACACGCCTTACTCTTGGCCGTCGTCGCATGGCGagtcgcagcgcggccGTGCATTGGGCACGCGTCGTGTGCATGCGTCaccgtgctttgcgcgatacgcgccgcatcctTTGGTGGCAACGTTGGCTGGCGAAGCAGACACTTGCGagcgtccagcgccgtcgcccgtgtcgccgtgcggcgcgcgggAAAGAGCGACGTCGCCATCGCTGCACGTACCGACAAGCGATGACGCTCCTTCGTCGCATCTCCCCGACGATCCGCTTCTATTGCGCTCCGACGCACTCTCCGATacgccgtcgccgccgccgtcgccgccgccgcgccagaAAAAGCGGCGGATCGGCGCGTCGCCCACGAGTCGACTTTTATTCTGCCATGAAGCAGAGCGCGACACTGATTCTGAGGTGCACGGCGAGTCGGATGAGGACGATGACGGGGATGGggaggaggacgaggcagATCGTGCCATGATTGGCGACTTTGTGCCGACACAGGCGCCGGGGTACAACCAGGAGAGCATTTATCTCCAGTCGCTGCTTTCCCAAAACGCGCCCGCACCAttccgcaagcgcgatcgcctgcaggcgctcttgcagcgccgcgatgcgctccagccCTTGTCGGAGCCTGGCGATGCGTCCTTGGACACGTACTCGCAAGACTCGTTTGTGGTCGGCGACGATGACATTTCGTGGGCGAGTGACGCGAGCGAAAGGTAG
- the npr3 gene encoding Nitrogen permease regulator 3 (EggNog:ENOG503NVP5; SECRETED:SignalP(1-17); COG:S) — protein MSSPLLAMLLVTSSSRGSYVIFQWPRKPSMVKRYSHVRYYADTEADETPEPEDAGDYLADASDTDSYDSDSSTTYSDASFENDAVVIGNAGDERSWRDTSCERSRMLSSEHSSRNRSASCSRRPRLQSSIHAVQPEELARIKSYTTYLGFDYAVLAAMLSPKPEQCHHKFELIVDDMVFLGAPVLLGHDSKTKDTGVRNSMTMFNLVMVFDRPDSLAALPGMDHTTWMQLYYTLLFKLTAVLFAQESSAGYVSEQNSMLLALRDKCMQNGLWVRDFLQEALLASSLARTIREVQRCLVRNRNALVQVNGVDVHLQLPLLLLQPERASKAIELLRAIDLHDMVVQRGDGPEPRDGLRTSGLTMEQRLQDWTRTTGPFLEPWKTLLFPEGNSLGDELDTILTFVQPLIECFRPTLRGSKTFLQASESLHLDLYKEVYPMVRHFIYYSKAQVVDVPRIQSTYTVDPTLDMDRCVVRVTYSSIVSLKALWSAAFPMMRSLPQFLSDLGGAPRPFVAHFAPRINHSLCFDTLLWLLRHNVVVQLHTYLRLIVTAQDRKRAASLRSAKRELHGKQRDTGLESGSEADEMLLDVLRSQRTTKFPERPALPQCGHAHPHRVESSDSSGDEWPPDHSQGPSPLQPSSHLSKSRTSTPHDLVDELEADEIEARMDELKTRAPPPALIREPVRANRTENEWISAMLAGKHAWYTRWFLRYVLHH, from the coding sequence ATGtcgtcgccgctgctggcgaTGCTTCTCGTgacgagctcgtcgcgcggctcgtACGTCATATTTCAATGGCCGCGCAAGCCCAGCATGGTGAAACGGTACTCCCATGTCCGGTACTATGCCGACACGGAGGCCGACGAGACGCCCGAGCCTGAGGACGCTGGCGACTACTTGGCCGATGCGAGCGACACTGACAGTTACGACAGCGACTCGAGCACAACCTACTCCGATGCGAGTTTTGAAAACGATGCTGTGGTGATTGGGAATGCAGGCGACGAGCGAAGCTGGCGCGACACCTCGTGCGAGCGGAGCCGGATGCTATCGAGCGAGCACAGCTCGCGAAACCGAAGTGCGTCGTGCTCAAGGCGCCCACgcttgcaaagcagcaTTCATGCAGTACAGCCGGAGGAGCTTGCACGGATAAAATCATACACTACGTACCTCGGCTTCGACTAtgcggtgcttgccgcgATGCTGAGCCCGAAACCGGAGCAATGCCATCATAAATTCGAGTTGATCGTGGACGATATGGTtttcctcggcgcgcctgtgctgcTGGGCCATGATAGCAAGACAAAAGATACCGGCGTGCGGAATAGCATGACCATGTTCAATCTCGTCATGGTCTTTGACCGCCCCGATTCGCTTGCGGCCCTGCCTGGCATGGACCACACGACGTGGATGCAGCTGTACTATACCCTTTTATTCAAGCTTACCGCGGTGCTCTTTGCACAAGAATCCAGTGCTGGCTATGTGAGCGAGCAGAACTCGATGCTCCTTGCTTTGCGTGACAAGTGCATGCAAAACGGGCTCTGGGTCCGCGACTTTTTGCAAGAAGCACTGCTCGCGTCttccttggcgcgcacgatccgcgaggtgcagcgctgcctAGTCCGTAATCGCAATGCACTTGTGCAGGTAAACGGCGTGGATGTGCACTTGCAGCTGCCTTTGCTTCTCTTGCAGCCAGAGCGAGCGAGCAAAGCAATCGAACTCTTGCGTGCAATTGACCTCCACGATATGGTCGTCCAGCGTGGCGATGGTCccgagccgcgcgacggTCTGCGCACTTCGGGCCTTACGATGGAGCAGAGACTCCAGGACTGGACACGCACCACGGGCCCTTTTCTGGAGCCGTGGAAAACGCTCTTGTTTCCCGAAGGCAATTCTTTgggcgacgagctcgacacCATTCTTACGTTTGTCCAGCCACTCATCGAGTGTTTCAGGCCGACATTGCGCGGGAGCAAAACGTTTCTGCAGGCGTCCGAGTCGCTGCACCTCGACCTGTACAAGGAGGTGTACCCCATGGTTCGCCATTTCATTTATTATTCAAAGGCCCAGGTCGTCGATGTGCCGCGAATCCAAAGCACCTATACCGTCGACCCGACTTTGGACATGGATCGGTGCGTCGTACGTGTTACTTACTCCAGTATCGTAAGTCTCAAAGCCTTGtggagcgctgcatttcccatgatgcgctccttgccgcAGTTTCTCAGCGACTTGGGCGGTGCGCCGAGACCGTTTGTGGCacattttgcgccgcggatcAATCATTCGCTGTGCTTTGATACCCTCCTTTGGCTGCTGCGGCACAATGTTGTAGTCCAGCTGCATACCTACTTGCGCCTGATTGTCACCGCGCAGGACAGGAAACGTGCCGCGTCCCTCCGCAGCGCGAAAcgcgagctgcacggcAAACAGCGCGATACTGGCCTCGAGTCCGGCTCCGAAGCAGACGAAATGCTTTTGGACGTGTTGCGCAGCCAGCGGACGACCAAGTTCCCCGAGCGCCCGGCCCTGCCTCAATGTGGACACGCACATCCACACAGAGTAGAAAGCAGCGACTCGAGTGGGGACGAATGGCCGCCGGACCATTCCCAAGGCCCTTCGCCGTTGCAGCCTTCGTCGCACCTCTCGAAAAGCCGCACCTCGACGCCGCACGATTTGGttgacgagctcgaggccGATGAAATTGAAGCTCGCATGGACGAGCTCAAGacccgcgcgccgccgcctgcaTTGATTCGCGAACCCGTGCGTGCGAATCGCACGGAGAATGAATGGATCTCGGCGATGCTGGCCGGGAAACACGCATGGTATACGCGCTGGTTCCTACGGTACGTGCTGCACCACTAA
- a CDS encoding uncharacterized protein (EggNog:ENOG503P0F8; COG:E), translating to MRVVCVQCTPEQGKVQQNAAHIMSLVETVKPGSVDMLVLPEMALTGYVHDSLDAIEPFLENPYAEDGATFNLARDLATRLQCYVVAGFPERASAEALAAQHSPHLTDARHLTDELKGSPHLPQVRQKAFNAAMLVGRDGKLVHVFRKHFLYEPDATWADESAGFGYIDLQGIGRVSVAVCMDLNRTWARRLTTAYLLDSDFERYELAHFCDKNRVDFMVVCMNWLLPEEELGAYGESDGSAPSIPTINYWVTRAMPLWVPGMAKPGHEGHKVTMIACNRTGTERGM from the exons ATGCGCGTCGTGTGTGTCCAGTGTACGCCGGAGCAGGGCAAGGTGCAGCAGAATGCAGCGCATATCATGTCGCTTGTGGAAAC TGTAAAGCCGGGGTCAGTCGATATGCTTGTCCTGCCGGAAATGGCGCTCACCGGGTACGTCCACGATTCGCTCGACGCCATCGAGCCGTTCCTGGAGAATCCGTACGCTGAGGACGGCGCGACGTTTAACCTTGCTCGCGATCTCGCGACAAGGCTGCAATGCTACGTCGTTGCGGGCTTCCCGGAGCGTGCGTCGGCagaggcgctcgccgcgcagcattcGCCACACCTGACAGATGCGCGCCACCTGACGGACGAGCTCAAAGGCTCACCGCATCTTCCGCAGGTTCGACAGAAGGCGTTTAATGCCGCGATGCTCGTCGGGCGCGACGGAAAACTCGTGCACGTCTTCCGCAAACACTTTTTGTACGAGCCCGACGCTACGTGGGCGGACGAAAGCGCAGGATTTGGCTACATCGATTTGCAGGGTATCGGACGCGTCTCGGTAGCTGTTTGCATGGACTTGAACCGTACGTGGGCGCGGCGACTAACCACAGCGTACCTCTTGGACTCGGACTTTGAGCGCTACGAGCTGGCGCATTTCTGCGACAAGAACCGCGTGGACTTTATGGTTGTGTGCATGAACTGGCTCCTCCCGGAAGAGGAGCTCGGAGCATACGGCGAGAGCGACGGTAGTGCACCGAGTATCCCTACCATTAATTACTGGGTGACACGCGCTATGCCGCTATGGGTGCCGGGCATGGCGAAGCCAGGGCACGAAGGCCACAAGGTGACCATGATCGCATGCAATCGTACCGGCACGGAGCGTGGTATGTAA
- a CDS encoding uncharacterized protein (EggNog:ENOG503P6UR; COG:T), whose translation MVTQAELEAAIYTKLDDVSVLFVSDVSGGCGQAYDIVLVSDQFEGMPTLRRHRLVNDRLKEEIAAMHAFSQKTYTNKQFEGLKANYANQTPSAPRAAAPTAELAAFIPELWLTPDPSHAQTVPSTQMSIDDARTSIEGSAGISRLHYKRITSVEFWLGLRKSLEEQFLNADTMDLDSPGAASPHARCRTVGEAEVERLFEDFFLSQKHNLSANDVARIRDATGMLGMAGA comes from the coding sequence ATGGTGACGCAGGCGGAGCTAGAAGCAGCGATTTATACAAAACTGGACGATGTAAGCGTGCTATTTGTGTCGGACGTGTCTGGTGGATGCGGCCAGGCGTACGATATAGTTTTGGTTTCCGACCAGTTTGAGGGCATGCCGACCCTGCGGCGCCATCGGTTGGTGAACGACCGCCTGAAGGAAGAGATtgctgcgatgcacgcatTTTCCCAAAAGACGTATACAAACAAGCAGTTTGAGGGGCTTAAGGCAAATTATGCCAACCAGACCccttctgcgccgcgtgcagccgcgccgacAGCGGAGCTCGCTGCCTTTATTCCCGAGCTTTGGCTCACGCCCGACCCGTCGCATGCACAAACGGTGCCCAGCACGCAGATGTCGATAGACGACGCGCGTACATCGATCGAAGGAAGTGCAGGGATCTCACGCCTGCACTACAAACGAATCACCAGCGTCGAATTTTGGCTTGGGCTGCGCAAGAGCCTAGAGGAGCAGTTCCTCAACGCCGATACGATGGACCTTGACTCGCCCGGTGCTGcctcgccgcacgcgcggtgcCGCACGGTGGGCGAGGCAGAAGTGGAGCGCCTCTTTGAGGACTTTTTCCTGAGCCAGAAACACAACCTTAGCGCCAACGACGTCGCGCGGATCCGCGATGCGACAGGGATGCTGGGTATGGCAGGTGCATAG
- a CDS encoding DNA helicase (EggNog:ENOG503P1VW; COG:L), whose translation MPRRTVFRTLTYLSSSDMLRLLCADPRLRPFVNAQHFAPWRKRCARLYAAEAAYARAIMHEDVAEREEQAFVEAYQASLLALGVAHAPTQTHELISAAVLAPGMPDASAAQEFLVPWILGRVAAHDAFRLLDCADAVELLSLARVFLAVVRITRASDSRGGPSRQYHQMLHVLDADCAHALAAFFAPPPMEARPAQLTAEQQRFVDYSVQKTDLVCVQAFAGTGKTRSLLAYARERPMQRFLYITFNAATARSARAQFPPNVDCRTMHAVALRHVTLPEGQVLGALRPRDVVRLLRNALPDGKSTKDGAQRNEKLAPTSVAMYVLRTLDKYMQSTDAAIRADVHVPKHMTRTTDLRPSAVAESVKELWNAICAGRTADGRAVPCPHDAYVKLLHLRGAAMTAFQEYHVLLLDEAQDLSACQSAILLRARGHCGIIVVGDVHQKIYGFRGGSAAAFHAKRYPPSMQFALTKSFRFGPQVAQVASSILGLKAPPPWHTGEWTRPHLSGTGTDAVLRAWNGAPRVHAQVPPRKKRKCVPDVGLVRHTRIYRTNALLAQDALHCATQPRPPTLYMKTSQRMQDAALLTLFRDAHTLYHGLGPLPRSSPLREFFAWKELVEHVEADDGGGDSKLSLVVSLAPQLASPDFLGRVRQLEQCFSASEDAADVVMTTVHQAKGLEWDTVVVANDFSPVWEACAPTLQPQVATFLAQDELNHMYVALTRARHTLVIPHGVQLWLAALDGLFRFRFAPKHARNVCPLCNAQRTALLQRCSSRMPFRVMSTPVPCPPGEFDAFVEALGCLACLRPRLDADPDLEDFVRWIDGSGVSTASGKLSAAAKLRTTRKAARTREVESRRAARFAKLPFVASENRRTLYRSMLEEKKLAVVQWFAAERAWIREARADGDQDMEGPAVYQPMATL comes from the exons atgccgcggcgcaccgtgTTCCGCACCCTCACATACCTATCGTCGTCGGATatgctgcgcctcctctGTGCAGACCCGCGGCTCCGCCCCTTTGTCAATGCACAGCATTTCGCGCCGTGGAGAAAGCGGTGTGCGAGGCTCTACGCTGCAGAGGCTGCgtatgcacgcgccatcATGCACGAGGACGTAGCtgagcgcgaggagcaggCGTTTGTAGAAGCGTACCAAGCGtcgctcctcgcgctcggcgtcgcaCACGCGCCAACGCAGACACACGAACTCATTAgcgccgcggtgcttgcgcctgGAATGCccgacgcgagcgcagcgcaagagtTTCTTGTGCCGTGGATCCtcgggcgcgtcgcggcgcacgacgcATTCCGCCTGCTGGACTgcgccgacgccgtcgagctGCTCAGTCTTGCACGTGTATTTCTCGCCGTCGTGCGCAtcacgcgcgcaagcgactCCAGGGGAGGACCGAGCAGGCAGTATCACCAGATGCTGCACGTCCTCGACGCCGACTGCGCCCACGCCCTTGCCgcttttttcgcgccgccgccgatgGAAGCGCGCCCGGCACAGCTCACCGCGGAACAGCAGCGCTTTGTGGATTATTCTGTGCAGAAAACCGATTTGGTGTGTGTGCAGGCATTTGCAGGG ACGGGAAAAACACGTTCGTTGCTCgcgtacgcgcgcgagcggccCATGCAGCGGTTCCTGTACATTACATTCAACGCCGCCACCGCAcgctccgcacgcgcgcagtttcCGCCCAATGTAGACTGCCGGACGATGCACGCAGTCGCGCTCCGCCACGTCACGCTGCCAGAGGGCCAggtccttggcgcgctgcgcccccGCGACGTCgtgcgcctcttgcgcAACGCACTCCCCGACGGCAAAAGCACCAAggatggcgcgcagcgcaacgaaAAACTCGCGCCGACGTCTGTTGCCATGTACGTCCTGCGCACCCTCGACAAGTACATGCAGTCGACCGACGcggcgatccgcgccgACGTGCACGTCCCAAAGCACATGACGCGCACCACGGATTTGCGCCCGAGCGCGGTTGCAGAGAGCGTTAAAGAGCTGTGGAACGCCATTTGTGCGGGACGCACTGCAGACGGGCGTGCCGTGCCGTGCCCACACGATGCATACGTCAAGCTTCTGCacctgcgcggcgcagcgatgaCCGCGTTTCAAGAGTACCatgtgctgctgctcgacgaggcgcaggatCTGTCCGCGTGCCAAAGTGCcattttgctgcgcgcgcgcggacaCTGCGGCATCATTGTCGTCGGCGATGTCCACCAGAAGATCTATGGGTTTCGGGgaggcagcgccgccgcattCCACGCCAAACGCTACCCGCCGAGCATGCAGTTTGCGCTCACCAAGAGCTTCCGCTTCGGGCCGCAGGTCGCGCAGGTTGCGTCGAGCATTCTGGGGCTCAAGGCGCCCCCGCCCTGGCACACGGGCGAGTGGACGCGGCCGCACCTCTCCGGGACGGGCACAGACGctgtcttgcgcgcgtggaacggcgcgccgcgcgtccATGCCCaagtgccgccgcgcaagaagcgcaagtgTGTGCCGGACGTTGGCCTGGTGCGGCATACGCGCATATACCGCACCAATGCACTGCTCGCGCAGGACGcactgcactgcgccacACAGCCACGCCCGCCCACGCTGTACATGAAAACGAGCCAGAGAATGCAGGACGCGGCTTTGCTTACTTTATTCCGCGACGCACACACACTCTACCACGGCCTCGGTCCGCTCccgcgctcctcgccgctgcgcgaatTTTTTGCGTGGAaagagctcgtcgagcacgtcgaggcagacgatggcggcggcgataGCAAGCTCTCGCTTGTCGTCTccctcgcgccgcagctcgcATCGCCCGACTTTCTCGGACGTGTGCGCCAGTTAGAACAGTGCTTTAGTGCGTCGGAAGACGCGGCAGATGTGGTGATGACCACCGTGCACCAGGCAAAGGGACTCGAGTGGGATACGGTCGTCGTTGCCAACGATTTTTCCCCCGTGTGGGaggcgtgtgcgccgacgctgcagccgcAAGTGGCCACGTTTCTCGCGCAGGACGAGCTGAATCACATGTACGTGGCCTTGACGCGGGCGCGGCACACTTTGGTCATTCCgcacggcgtgcagctgtgGCTCGCAGCCCTCGACGGCCTTTTCCGCTTCCGTTTCGCGCCTAAGCATGCGCGGAATGTATGCCCGCTGTGcaacgcgcagcgcactgcTCTCTTGCAACggtgcagctcgcggatGCCGTTCCGTGTGATGAGCACGCCCGTGCCGTGCCCGCCGGGCGAGTTTGACGCAtttgtcgaggcgctgggGTGCCTCGCATGCCTCCGGCCGCGCCTCGATGCCGACCCCGACTTGGAGGATTtcgtgcgctggatcgaCGGCTCGGGTGTCAGCACAGCGTCCGGCAAGttgagcgccgctgcaaagctgcgcactacgcgcaaagctgcgcgcacgcgcgaggTAGagtcgcggcgtgcggcgcggttTGCAAAGCTGCCGTTTGTCGCGTCGGAAAATCGGCGCACACTGTACCGGTCGATGCTGGAAGAAAAGAAATTGGCCGTCGTGCAATGGTTCGCCGCGGAACGCGCTTGGAttcgcgaggcgcgcgcggacgGCGATCAGGACATGGAGGGGCCTGCCGTATACCAGCCGATGGCAACGCTATAG